A genomic stretch from Telmatocola sphagniphila includes:
- a CDS encoding FtsX-like permease family protein, which translates to MMLQLFRTLTLPYLARRWERTLLIIASIALGVATLVSTRMLSNCLASVIYETTTPLAGADLYITNGEIGVVPELAEELKKADIAGIERIVPFVIDRVDLPGMNDRTGILIGIDLKGIESGQGNEQLKFKLTPIPPSLFKIRTPAVISRGLYEERQKMGIAPSDPFVIRIASSKIELMPVAILDVDPDSPAAPFARNLIAMELNQAMATLRGSAPLSVIALMGGTASILSPQGDRLTRIDIFLKSKSELQKVQEEIQKVLGDRAQVRTPEVQKRSTEEVVGGIQTSFTVCSLGALIVGLFLVYNALSVSVAERRHDIGILRSLGSSRMQLAGLFAREAALLGFVGAVLGIPLGIFIAETALNLFHEELSSLFLSGTIQVAWIDASIWILALVAGMLTSLLAALIPTWQAASDQPAEVVRRSPNHISPIWRTLHWGMVIFLVTVGVAMVLFRHSLPSRWGNFAGMMVVLVGLFLALPLLVRILAQIIQPFLRLVLGIEARLALDNLTLSPGRTGIVVGALAAGVSLMFQTAGVGRSNEEPVKKWINQVIQADAYIFWGNLASSNSSATPMESTIGTQLKEAVPEIDYVVGIHFYRPEFNNTIVYCLAIDASHYQVGIQARIPGPQGLELFKKLADGNYCIISENFSVKHGVNPGDTIQLPGPRGPVSLKVLGTGLDYTWNKGTIFIDRQKFKELFDEDYVDIYHIFFKKDVDKAAAFAKLEKEAGKLDLLTKDRAFLRSYLYEVIEKLYTIAYVQQIIIGTVAALGVITALLISVLQRRRELGLLRAVGASRFQILKTVLAEAFFMGVLGALFGYALGFPMEWFLLRVIVFEESGFYFPMLIPWAKLIFITVVSLGVATLAGLLPAIQAMRMRITDAIAYE; encoded by the coding sequence ATGATGCTGCAACTTTTTCGCACCCTGACCCTTCCGTACCTGGCTCGGCGGTGGGAACGCACGTTATTAATAATTGCCAGTATCGCTCTGGGAGTGGCCACACTGGTCTCCACCCGGATGCTGAGCAACTGCCTCGCTTCGGTGATCTACGAGACGACTACGCCCCTCGCGGGAGCGGATCTCTACATCACCAACGGGGAAATTGGCGTGGTTCCCGAACTGGCGGAGGAACTAAAAAAAGCCGATATTGCTGGTATCGAACGCATTGTCCCGTTCGTCATCGACCGGGTGGATCTTCCCGGCATGAATGATCGCACGGGCATCCTAATCGGTATCGATCTCAAGGGAATCGAGAGCGGGCAAGGGAACGAACAACTCAAATTCAAGCTGACGCCGATACCACCGTCGCTGTTCAAAATAAGAACCCCGGCTGTGATCAGTCGTGGGCTTTATGAAGAACGACAAAAAATGGGCATTGCCCCGAGCGATCCTTTTGTCATTCGCATCGCCAGCAGCAAGATCGAATTGATGCCCGTCGCGATTCTGGATGTCGATCCGGATAGTCCCGCCGCTCCTTTTGCCCGCAATCTGATCGCGATGGAACTCAATCAGGCGATGGCCACACTTCGAGGCTCCGCGCCGCTATCCGTAATCGCTTTGATGGGGGGTACCGCGAGCATATTAAGTCCCCAGGGAGATCGACTGACTCGAATTGACATTTTCCTGAAGTCGAAATCTGAACTTCAGAAGGTCCAGGAAGAAATTCAAAAAGTCCTGGGCGATCGCGCTCAGGTCCGAACACCGGAAGTCCAGAAGAGATCGACCGAAGAAGTAGTCGGCGGCATTCAAACTAGTTTCACGGTCTGCTCTCTCGGGGCCCTAATCGTCGGGCTCTTTTTGGTTTACAACGCCCTGTCGGTATCGGTGGCGGAACGGCGGCACGATATCGGGATCTTGAGATCCCTCGGTTCGAGCCGGATGCAACTGGCGGGCCTGTTCGCCCGGGAGGCCGCTCTCCTGGGATTCGTGGGGGCCGTGCTGGGGATTCCACTAGGAATTTTCATTGCGGAAACGGCGTTAAATCTATTCCACGAAGAACTGAGTTCTCTCTTTCTGTCGGGTACAATTCAAGTGGCCTGGATCGATGCCTCCATCTGGATTCTGGCTCTGGTCGCCGGCATGCTGACCTCGCTGCTTGCGGCATTGATTCCCACCTGGCAGGCCGCATCCGATCAACCGGCGGAGGTCGTTCGCCGATCACCCAATCACATTTCACCCATCTGGCGAACGTTGCATTGGGGCATGGTGATCTTCCTGGTCACAGTGGGGGTGGCCATGGTCCTCTTCCGGCACTCGCTGCCCTCCCGCTGGGGCAACTTCGCCGGTATGATGGTGGTTCTCGTCGGGCTATTCCTAGCCTTACCGCTGCTGGTTCGAATACTCGCTCAAATTATTCAGCCCTTCCTGCGACTGGTTCTGGGTATCGAAGCACGGCTGGCCCTCGACAATCTGACTCTGAGCCCGGGCCGAACGGGTATAGTGGTCGGTGCTTTGGCCGCCGGAGTGAGCCTGATGTTTCAGACCGCTGGTGTGGGCCGCAGTAACGAGGAACCAGTCAAGAAGTGGATTAACCAGGTTATTCAGGCCGATGCGTATATTTTCTGGGGCAACCTGGCATCGAGTAATAGTTCCGCCACGCCGATGGAATCGACCATCGGCACGCAGTTGAAAGAGGCCGTTCCGGAAATCGATTATGTCGTCGGCATTCACTTCTATCGTCCCGAATTCAACAACACGATCGTTTACTGTCTGGCTATTGATGCATCGCATTATCAGGTCGGGATACAAGCGCGTATTCCCGGCCCCCAAGGCCTGGAATTGTTCAAGAAACTCGCCGATGGCAACTACTGCATCATCTCGGAGAATTTCTCCGTGAAGCATGGCGTCAATCCCGGCGACACAATCCAACTACCCGGGCCGCGCGGACCGGTTTCGCTGAAGGTACTGGGAACCGGACTGGATTACACGTGGAATAAAGGGACGATATTTATCGACCGGCAGAAATTCAAAGAGCTCTTCGATGAAGATTACGTCGATATTTACCACATTTTCTTCAAGAAAGACGTCGATAAAGCGGCCGCTTTCGCCAAGCTGGAAAAGGAAGCGGGCAAGCTCGATCTCTTGACCAAGGATCGGGCCTTTCTGCGCTCATATCTCTACGAAGTGATCGAGAAACTTTACACCATCGCTTACGTGCAGCAGATCATCATCGGTACTGTCGCGGCCCTGGGAGTGATCACCGCACTCTTAATCTCCGTACTGCAGCGACGACGGGAACTGGGACTTTTACGTGCAGTCGGGGCCTCGCGCTTCCAAATTTTGAAAACGGTTCTCGCAGAAGCTTTCTTCATGGGTGTTCTCGGGGCACTCTTTGGCTATGCCCTCGGTTTTCCCATGGAGTGGTTCCTGTTGCGCGTGATTGTATTCGAGGAATCGGGCTTCTATTTCCCGATGCTCATCCCCTGGGCCAAACTGATCTTCATCACTGTGGTTTCGCTAGGCGTGGCTACCTTGGCCGGATTATTGCCAGCGATCCAGGCGATGAGGATGCGCATTACCGATGCGATCGCTTACGAGTGA
- a CDS encoding ABC transporter ATP-binding protein: protein MAFMELRDVTKTYQQGSRTVNAVRGVTLSVDAGEFVSIMGPSGSGKSTLLHLLGTLDTPSTGQAFFENRDLRSMSDKERSVLRRTKVGFVFQFFNLLPTLKGIDNVSLPLLLGRTNRKVALDLAQKSLERVGMSHRATHYPEEMSGGEMQRVAIARALVTNPSAILCDEPTGNLDSASSKEIMTLLRSLPEPGKRSVVMVTHERKAAEYGDRLIYIQDGTVANEERFRVPA, encoded by the coding sequence ATGGCCTTCATGGAATTACGGGATGTCACCAAGACCTATCAGCAGGGCAGCCGGACTGTCAATGCCGTTCGGGGAGTTACACTCTCAGTCGATGCCGGGGAATTCGTTTCGATCATGGGCCCGAGCGGTTCCGGCAAATCGACGTTGCTTCACCTGCTGGGAACTTTGGACACCCCTTCCACGGGGCAGGCCTTTTTCGAGAATCGCGATCTGCGGTCGATGTCGGATAAAGAACGCTCCGTCCTCCGCCGGACGAAGGTCGGCTTCGTGTTTCAGTTCTTTAATCTTTTGCCCACGCTCAAAGGCATCGACAACGTGAGTCTGCCGCTCCTGCTCGGTCGAACCAATCGCAAAGTCGCACTCGATCTCGCGCAGAAGTCATTGGAGCGGGTCGGGATGAGCCATCGAGCGACGCATTATCCCGAGGAAATGTCCGGTGGGGAAATGCAGCGCGTGGCGATTGCCCGGGCGCTGGTTACCAACCCCTCGGCGATTCTTTGCGATGAGCCAACCGGAAATCTCGATTCCGCCAGCAGCAAAGAGATCATGACACTTTTACGAAGTCTGCCCGAGCCCGGTAAAAGATCCGTGGTGATGGTAACGCACGAGCGCAAGGCCGCTGAGTACGGCGATCGCTTGATTTACATTCAGGACGGAACTGTCGCCAACGAAGAACGGTTTCGAGTTCCAGCATAG
- a CDS encoding cryptochrome/photolyase family protein has product MSKLRNLIVVLGDQLSDQSPALDGFHPKQDAIWMAEVRDESRHVWSHKARSTYFLSAMRHFRDQQKSLGRKVLYTQLDDVSNAGSLSAELEKSIKSRTPGAIRLTEPGDFRVKKSLEETARGHRIPLQLVPDNHFISSNQEFEEHCRDRKQLRLEFFYRELRKKTGILMEGSEPLGGAWNFDSENRKSFGKKGPGLLPVPVAFEPDANTRQVIQTVEKWLSDNPGSTKNFDWPVTTEQARAALKDFIEHRLPHFGDYQDAMWTSQTWLYHSRISAALNLKLLNPMEVIRAAEKAYHLGRVPLPAAEGFIRQILGWREYVRGIYWKFMPDYLERNALNAQQPLPAFFWTANTDMHCLRETIQQTLDYGYAHHIQRLMITGLFSLLLGVQPKAIHEWYLAVYVDAVEWVEVPNVIGMSQFADGGVMASKPYAASGAYINRMSNYCQGCRYKPTESTGEEACPFTTLYWDFLDRNLPLLKGNMRMAMQLKNLQRIPGSELQALRKKARSIQESLHVN; this is encoded by the coding sequence ATGTCCAAACTTCGGAATCTTATCGTGGTCTTGGGGGACCAGTTATCCGATCAATCGCCCGCTCTGGACGGTTTCCATCCGAAGCAGGATGCAATTTGGATGGCGGAAGTCCGCGATGAGTCGCGCCACGTCTGGTCTCATAAAGCTCGCTCGACTTATTTCCTCTCGGCCATGCGGCACTTTCGCGACCAGCAGAAATCCCTGGGCCGCAAAGTCCTCTATACGCAGTTGGACGATGTTTCAAACGCCGGTTCACTGTCGGCGGAACTCGAAAAGTCTATCAAAAGCCGAACTCCGGGAGCGATTCGCCTTACCGAACCCGGCGATTTTCGAGTCAAAAAATCTCTTGAGGAAACCGCCCGGGGTCATCGAATCCCGCTGCAACTGGTTCCGGACAATCACTTCATCAGTTCGAATCAGGAATTCGAGGAGCACTGCCGGGATCGCAAACAACTCCGACTGGAATTCTTCTATAGGGAATTGCGAAAGAAAACGGGAATCCTGATGGAGGGCTCCGAACCGCTGGGAGGCGCCTGGAACTTCGATTCGGAGAACCGCAAAAGCTTCGGGAAAAAAGGCCCGGGATTGTTGCCAGTGCCGGTCGCCTTTGAGCCGGACGCCAATACTCGCCAGGTCATTCAGACCGTTGAAAAATGGCTTTCGGACAACCCCGGTTCCACAAAAAATTTCGACTGGCCGGTGACTACCGAACAAGCGCGAGCCGCACTGAAAGACTTCATCGAGCATCGACTGCCGCACTTCGGCGATTATCAGGATGCCATGTGGACCAGCCAAACCTGGCTGTATCATTCGCGAATTTCCGCCGCGTTAAACTTGAAGTTATTAAATCCGATGGAAGTGATTCGCGCGGCCGAGAAAGCTTATCATCTCGGGCGAGTTCCCCTCCCGGCGGCTGAGGGGTTCATCCGTCAGATCCTCGGCTGGCGCGAATATGTTCGCGGCATTTACTGGAAATTCATGCCCGATTACCTGGAGAGGAATGCACTCAACGCTCAACAACCCCTTCCCGCTTTTTTCTGGACGGCAAATACCGATATGCACTGCCTTCGCGAGACGATCCAGCAAACTCTCGACTACGGCTACGCCCACCACATTCAGCGGTTAATGATTACCGGGCTCTTCTCCCTTTTGTTGGGAGTTCAACCCAAGGCCATCCACGAATGGTATCTGGCCGTTTATGTGGATGCCGTGGAATGGGTCGAGGTTCCCAACGTCATCGGGATGTCCCAATTTGCCGACGGCGGCGTTATGGCCTCAAAGCCCTATGCGGCCTCGGGAGCCTACATCAATCGCATGAGCAACTACTGCCAGGGCTGCCGTTACAAACCGACCGAGTCAACCGGCGAGGAGGCCTGCCCATTTACCACCCTCTATTGGGATTTTCTCGATCGGAATTTGCCATTGCTGAAAGGCAATATGCGGATGGCGATGCAGCTGAAAAATCTGCAGCGAATTCCCGGATCGGAACTTCAAGCCCTCCGGAAGAAAGCGCGATCAATCCAGGAATCTCTGCACGTCAATTAG
- the ettA gene encoding energy-dependent translational throttle protein EttA codes for MAEHYIFQIENLSKLYNRKEVLKNIWLAFYPGAKIGVIGSNGAGKSTLLRIMALQDTDFMGTARAHEGISIGYVPQEPKLTNGKTVLENIEEAVAPTRKMLKRHEEIGELMGDPNADFDKLMEEMSRLQDKIDACNAWELDRQLEIAMDAMRLPPSDALVDKLSGGERRRVALCKMLLQKPDLLLLDEPTNHLDAESVFWLEKHLKEYPGTVVSVTHDRYFLDNVAEWILELDRGSGYPFKGNYTSWMEQKKARLEKEEKTESARQKALARELEWVRTSPKGRLAKNKARLTSYEKLASQAYEEREDDLQIQIPPGNPLGDLVVRAEGLTKGFGDRVLFDNLSFDLPKGGIVGVIGPNGAGKTTLFRMIVGQEKPDKGTLRIGDKVEVAYVDQHRDHLADQKTVFEEVANGLDFMMLGKQKVPSRGYLSRFNFKGPDQQRKVGELSGGERNRVHLAKLLRSGGNLLLLDEPTNDLDVDTLRALEEALINFGGCAVVISHDRWFLDRISTHILAFESDGVYWCEGNYKTYEEMRRVRLGEAADRPTKVIHKKLMA; via the coding sequence ATGGCCGAGCATTATATTTTTCAGATCGAGAACCTGAGCAAACTTTATAACCGCAAGGAAGTCCTCAAAAATATCTGGCTGGCGTTCTATCCCGGGGCCAAAATCGGCGTCATTGGCAGTAACGGGGCCGGAAAATCCACCCTGCTCCGAATCATGGCTTTGCAGGACACCGACTTCATGGGAACCGCCCGGGCCCACGAAGGCATCAGCATCGGTTACGTACCCCAGGAACCCAAACTCACCAACGGCAAAACTGTCCTGGAAAATATTGAGGAAGCAGTTGCTCCCACGCGAAAAATGCTGAAGCGGCATGAAGAAATCGGCGAACTGATGGGTGATCCCAATGCCGATTTCGACAAGCTGATGGAGGAAATGAGCCGGCTCCAGGACAAAATCGATGCCTGTAATGCCTGGGAACTGGACCGCCAGCTGGAAATCGCCATGGATGCCATGCGTCTGCCTCCTTCGGATGCCCTCGTCGACAAACTCTCCGGTGGGGAACGCCGTCGGGTTGCCCTTTGTAAAATGCTGCTTCAAAAGCCGGACCTGTTACTATTAGACGAGCCCACGAACCACTTGGATGCGGAATCGGTATTCTGGCTCGAGAAACACCTGAAGGAATATCCCGGCACGGTCGTCAGCGTTACGCACGATCGCTACTTTCTGGATAATGTCGCCGAGTGGATCCTCGAACTGGATCGCGGCTCCGGCTATCCATTCAAAGGGAATTACACTTCCTGGATGGAGCAGAAAAAAGCCCGGCTGGAGAAGGAAGAGAAAACCGAATCGGCCCGGCAGAAGGCTCTGGCCCGGGAATTGGAATGGGTTCGGACCAGTCCCAAGGGCCGATTGGCAAAAAATAAGGCCCGATTGACCTCTTATGAAAAATTAGCGAGCCAAGCGTACGAAGAACGAGAAGACGATCTGCAAATCCAGATTCCCCCGGGCAATCCGCTCGGCGATCTGGTGGTGCGTGCCGAAGGCTTGACCAAAGGCTTCGGCGATCGGGTATTGTTCGATAATCTGAGTTTCGACCTGCCTAAAGGGGGCATTGTCGGAGTGATCGGCCCCAACGGCGCGGGGAAAACCACGCTGTTCCGGATGATTGTCGGACAGGAAAAACCCGATAAAGGCACTCTGAGAATCGGCGATAAAGTCGAAGTGGCCTACGTCGATCAGCATCGCGATCACCTGGCGGACCAGAAAACCGTTTTCGAGGAAGTGGCCAACGGACTCGATTTCATGATGCTCGGCAAACAGAAAGTTCCTTCCCGCGGCTATCTATCCCGATTTAACTTCAAGGGACCCGATCAGCAGCGGAAAGTGGGCGAACTCTCCGGGGGAGAACGAAACCGCGTTCACCTGGCAAAGCTATTGCGCTCCGGGGGCAACCTACTTCTACTGGACGAACCGACGAATGACCTCGATGTCGATACGCTTCGAGCACTGGAAGAGGCTTTGATAAACTTCGGGGGCTGCGCGGTGGTTATCAGCCACGATCGCTGGTTCCTGGATCGTATCTCCACCCACATACTGGCCTTCGAGAGCGACGGTGTCTATTGGTGTGAAGGGAACTATAAGACTTACGAAGAAATGCGACGCGTTCGGTTGGGTGAGGCCGCCGACCGTCCCACCAAGGTGATCCACAAGAAACTGATGGCTTAA
- a CDS encoding HAD-IA family hydrolase — MIRAVWFDAVGTILYPEPPVTQIYQQVASQYGVHFPEIQIRERLKEVYSRQETVDRSRDWSTSEDRELERWHEVVVETFRESPQREQIFQELYHWFAQPTAWRLFEDFLPTLDRLLKRNLPVGLASNFDKRLRTIVNEMPELSNFRTQLLISSEMGCRKPGKQFFQRVIEHSGCSAPEILFVGDDRVNDFQAAKACGMRSLLVERAPKSSHEKGTISSLIDVQRFLD; from the coding sequence GTGATTCGAGCCGTTTGGTTTGATGCAGTAGGTACTATCCTTTATCCCGAACCGCCTGTGACCCAGATCTATCAGCAAGTGGCCAGCCAATATGGAGTTCATTTTCCGGAAATTCAAATCCGCGAGCGATTGAAAGAGGTTTACTCCCGTCAGGAGACGGTCGATCGCTCCCGCGACTGGTCCACTTCGGAGGATCGGGAATTGGAACGATGGCACGAAGTGGTTGTCGAGACCTTCCGGGAATCTCCCCAGCGCGAGCAGATCTTTCAGGAGCTTTATCACTGGTTTGCGCAACCGACGGCCTGGCGACTCTTCGAAGATTTTCTGCCGACATTGGATAGGCTGTTGAAGCGGAATTTGCCCGTCGGTCTAGCTTCGAATTTCGACAAACGGCTACGCACCATCGTGAATGAGATGCCCGAATTGAGTAATTTTCGAACTCAGCTGCTCATTAGTTCCGAAATGGGTTGTCGGAAGCCGGGGAAACAATTTTTTCAACGAGTGATCGAACATTCGGGTTGTTCGGCTCCTGAAATTCTGTTCGTGGGCGATGATCGGGTGAACGATTTTCAGGCCGCCAAGGCTTGTGGGATGAGAAGCCTACTCGTTGAACGCGCTCCCAAAAGCTCCCATGAGAAAGGTACGATTTCCTCTCTAATTGACGTGCAGAGATTCCTGGATTGA
- a CDS encoding DUF58 domain-containing protein translates to MLTTRGWWLTVLALLQAAMGFILSQRGGMALAVLGVTILCWLLVEWIRFRIHLSYVVPRLQFQRIFRAEGRVIRSSFPNQKITVSIAFKNPARVSLPLFQFRDLVPAGAFASPEATGNWISLPRRGQTEISYTIQPQLIGLLTFHGIGLRLSDLHGLFSYRLVLHDPIELPILPLGLRRVHQPRSTKRHNVLPALGTQRFLRPGGAGDLLDLRDYLPGDPPKMIAWKQSARRDKLITRELESEVPLRCTLFLDASPEMIDSPEASSVKQVLVETSAAILESLLRNRDYVGLYTFDEASSRGMKPSRSSRHRIEMLQRLSEVGQPVIASHDVEWITQQTHAVASEIYPNLMTPRRNSTPLTLAWEPVLDSAGAWLIILLLTAPLLLLWPRIRLFLDDILALTRGRSDTDLSLMFGLISAGIGLFAFFVFGLQGYWPSRRNRTHRRKQLAALFTAFDRRPAREISFLRENDEEFTSRCRDFLRHHSLEFLGNSTPPPLEVPSPGEFKVDHLNNSLIQCVTRARDNELFVILGNFAESQAAWPRLLRAIRLIRARHHEVVFICQRFRLEKNLPEPRDQRLSALQKDLRKELMRLYDEQLLQFQTRVRRLGVQLLWADDDDTVARIVQKMSDLRAARIRR, encoded by the coding sequence ATGCTGACGACTCGAGGCTGGTGGCTGACAGTCCTGGCCTTACTCCAGGCGGCTATGGGATTCATTCTCAGTCAGCGCGGCGGAATGGCCTTGGCTGTCCTCGGGGTCACCATTCTTTGCTGGCTGTTAGTCGAGTGGATTCGCTTCCGTATCCATCTGTCCTATGTCGTTCCCCGATTGCAATTTCAACGGATCTTCCGTGCGGAAGGACGAGTCATCCGCTCGAGCTTTCCCAACCAGAAAATCACCGTATCCATTGCTTTCAAAAATCCCGCGCGGGTCAGCCTGCCGTTGTTTCAATTCCGAGACCTGGTGCCGGCGGGAGCTTTCGCCAGTCCGGAGGCTACGGGTAACTGGATCTCCTTGCCGCGCCGCGGGCAAACGGAAATCTCCTACACGATTCAGCCTCAATTGATCGGGCTACTCACTTTCCATGGCATCGGCCTGCGACTCTCCGACTTGCACGGACTTTTCAGCTATCGACTAGTGCTGCATGATCCGATCGAATTGCCCATTCTTCCGCTAGGGCTACGTCGCGTTCATCAACCTCGTTCGACCAAACGGCATAACGTACTGCCGGCATTGGGAACTCAGCGGTTTTTAAGGCCGGGCGGGGCGGGGGATCTGCTCGATTTGCGGGATTACCTGCCCGGCGACCCCCCCAAGATGATTGCCTGGAAGCAATCCGCCCGAAGAGACAAACTGATTACTCGGGAACTCGAGAGTGAGGTTCCGCTCCGCTGTACACTCTTTCTCGATGCCAGCCCGGAAATGATAGATTCCCCGGAAGCCTCCAGTGTGAAGCAAGTGCTGGTCGAGACGTCGGCGGCCATTCTCGAATCGCTGTTACGTAACCGGGATTACGTCGGCCTTTATACATTCGACGAAGCCTCCTCGCGAGGAATGAAGCCTTCGAGAAGTAGCCGACATCGAATCGAGATGCTGCAAAGACTTTCCGAAGTGGGACAGCCGGTGATAGCCAGTCACGATGTCGAGTGGATAACGCAGCAGACGCACGCAGTGGCTTCGGAAATCTACCCCAATCTGATGACCCCCCGGCGGAACAGCACACCCCTGACTCTAGCCTGGGAACCCGTTTTAGATTCAGCCGGGGCCTGGTTGATAATCCTGCTTCTCACGGCTCCTCTGCTCCTTCTCTGGCCGCGAATCCGGTTATTCCTCGATGATATTCTGGCGCTGACCCGGGGCAGATCGGATACCGATTTGTCACTGATGTTCGGATTGATTTCCGCCGGGATCGGCCTGTTCGCTTTCTTCGTTTTCGGTCTGCAGGGTTACTGGCCCTCGCGACGAAATCGGACACATCGCCGGAAACAACTGGCGGCCCTATTCACCGCATTCGACCGACGACCGGCTCGAGAGATCAGTTTCCTAAGAGAAAACGACGAAGAATTTACCTCTCGATGCCGGGATTTTCTGAGACATCACTCACTGGAATTTCTGGGGAATTCGACGCCACCGCCGCTGGAAGTTCCCAGCCCTGGCGAATTTAAAGTCGATCACCTCAACAACTCCCTAATCCAGTGCGTGACGAGAGCCCGGGATAACGAACTGTTCGTCATTCTCGGTAACTTTGCCGAAAGTCAAGCAGCCTGGCCCCGATTGCTGCGGGCCATTCGGCTGATACGGGCCCGTCATCACGAAGTGGTATTCATCTGTCAACGCTTCCGCCTTGAAAAAAACCTCCCCGAACCCAGAGATCAACGGCTCTCTGCATTACAGAAGGATCTCCGGAAAGAGCTGATGCGGCTCTACGACGAGCAACTGTTGCAATTTCAAACCCGTGTCCGGCGTTTGGGGGTTCAACTGCTGTGGGCCGACGATGACGACACGGTCGCACGAATCGTTCAGAAGATGTCCGATCTGCGCGCGGCGAGGATACGTCGATGA
- a CDS encoding AAA family ATPase, with translation MSLPVTETSFDPVRSTQQLCLRSIEQMNKVVVGMDDVIQQMLIAILAGGHVLLEGVPGVAKTTLSKLFARILGCEYQRIQFTPDLLPSDVTGTSIFDRRTNDFVLRKGPIFCQILLADEINRAPAKTQSALLEAMQEYQVTVDGQTLSLPQPFFVLATQNPVEQEGVYRLPEAQLDRFLIKIQVGYPDHRAEVRMLQVHSKELVELQQQTTPAELLQIRSRLGEVFGKPELFDYIVKLSEESRTHPDLLLGASPRASLNILKSARARALTQGRNYFTHEDVQVVTPLVLGHRLIIRPEAELEGKQISDIVKDLLASVPVVTSV, from the coding sequence ATGAGTCTACCGGTAACAGAAACTTCCTTCGACCCCGTTCGATCCACTCAACAACTCTGCCTCCGTTCCATCGAGCAGATGAATAAGGTGGTCGTCGGCATGGACGATGTCATTCAGCAGATGCTGATCGCCATTCTCGCCGGCGGGCATGTTTTGCTCGAAGGAGTGCCGGGGGTGGCAAAAACCACTCTCTCCAAGTTGTTCGCCCGAATTCTTGGCTGCGAATACCAGCGAATTCAATTCACGCCGGACTTGCTGCCTTCCGACGTAACGGGCACTTCGATTTTCGACCGCCGGACGAATGACTTCGTTCTGCGGAAAGGTCCAATTTTCTGCCAGATCCTGCTGGCGGACGAAATCAACCGCGCTCCGGCGAAGACCCAGTCGGCATTGCTGGAGGCCATGCAGGAATATCAGGTGACGGTGGATGGCCAGACGCTGTCGCTGCCGCAACCCTTTTTTGTGCTCGCAACGCAAAACCCGGTGGAGCAGGAAGGGGTCTACCGGTTACCGGAAGCACAACTGGATCGCTTCCTGATAAAGATTCAGGTCGGCTATCCCGATCACCGTGCGGAAGTTCGCATGCTCCAGGTGCACAGCAAGGAGCTCGTCGAATTGCAGCAGCAAACCACTCCGGCGGAGTTGCTGCAAATCCGTTCGCGACTCGGGGAAGTGTTCGGCAAGCCGGAGTTGTTCGACTACATCGTTAAACTTTCTGAAGAGAGCCGAACGCATCCGGATCTGCTGCTGGGCGCGAGCCCTCGAGCTTCTCTGAATATACTGAAGTCCGCCCGCGCTCGAGCCTTGACCCAGGGGCGAAATTACTTCACGCACGAGGATGTTCAAGTCGTGACTCCTCTGGTGCTGGGCCACCGTCTCATTATCCGGCCGGAAGCAGAGTTGGAAGGTAAGCAGATTTCCGACATCGTGAAGGATTTGCTCGCTTCCGTTCCGGTGGTAACGAGCGTGTAG